In a genomic window of Erigeron canadensis isolate Cc75 chromosome 5, C_canadensis_v1, whole genome shotgun sequence:
- the LOC122599041 gene encoding pectinesterase inhibitor 11-like produces the protein MDKFLYFSIVLLITVQHTTGAVTNPASLNFVKTSCQTTLHPALCVNSLSNFANSIQGNDQQLAKAAIAVSLNNAKSAVAYLSKMSATSKLKPSESQALKDCVSSMNICVASLTQSVQELGKMGQFKGQNFVWHMSNVQTWVSSALTNQNTCTGGFFDRSMNGHVKDAVNKKISSVAQITSNALALVNGFATRHKQATHKP, from the coding sequence atggataaatttttgtatttctCGATAGTCCTCCTGATCACTGTCCAACACACCACTGGTGCTGTCACCAATCCTGCCTCTctaaactttgttaaaacttcATGCCAAACCACTTTGCACCCTGCTTTATGTGTCAACAGTCTCTCAAATTTTGCTAATTCTATCCAAGGAAACGATCAGCAGCTAGCCAAAGCAGCCATAGCTGTCAGCCTAAACAACGCCAAGTCTGCGGTTGCATATCTTTCCAAAATGTCTGCAACCTCGAAACTAAAACCAAGTGAGTCCCAAGCCCTGAAAGACTGCGTCAGCAGCATGAATATCTGTGTGGCAAGTTTAACTCAGTCAGTTCAGGAGCTCGGTAAGATGGGTCAGTTTAAGGGCCAAAATTTTGTTTGGCACATGAGTAATGTCCAAACATGGGTCAGTTCTGCCCTTACAAACCAAAACACGTGTACTGGAGGTttttttgacagatcaatgaaTGGTCATGTGAAGGATGCTGTCAATAAGAAGATTAGTTCTGTTGCACAAATCACTAGTAATGCACTCGCTTTGGTAAATGGGTTTGCTACGAGGCATAAACAGGCTACACATAAGCCTTAA
- the LOC122599040 gene encoding pectinesterase inhibitor 9-like isoform X2, with amino-acid sequence MNYVSASCRTTRYPSLCVRCLSKYASSIQQNDQRLAKTAISVSLANAKSTSAYISKLANSTGLNPVVYQAVKDCVNSMNNCVSSLNQSVQEFGQMGQFRSQSTFEWHMSNVQTWVSSALTNQNTCSRGFSDASMDGPVKAAVIRRMNYVSELTSNALALVNRFALRHKAGRTHIP; translated from the coding sequence ATGAACTACGTCTCTGCCTCGTGCAGAACTACGCGCTACCCGTCTCTATGTGTTCGTTGCCTCTCAAAGTACGCGAGTTCCATCCAACAAAACGATCAACGTCTAGCCAAAACAGCCATTTCGGTCAGTCTAGCCAACGCTAAGTCCACATCAGCATACATTTCCAAACTAGCCAACTCCACAGGGCTAAACCCAGTCGTGTACCAAGCCGTAAAAGACTGTGTCAACAGCATGAATAACTGCGTCTCAAGTTTGAACCAATCGGTTCAAGAATTCGGTCAAATGGGTCAGTTTAGGAGTCAGAGTACTTTTGAATGGCACATGAGTAATGTCCAAACATGGGTTAGTTCTGCTTTAACAAATCAGAACACTTGTTCTAGAGGATTCTCTGATGCTTCAATGGATGGACCTGTGAAAGCTGCCGTGATCCGGAGAATGAATTATGTGTCTGAACTCACTAGTAATGCACTTGCTTTAGTCAATAGGTTTGCTTTGAGGCATAAGGCCGGCCGTACACACATTCCTTGA
- the LOC122599040 gene encoding pectinesterase inhibitor 9-like isoform X1 — MGNQGLIYMLLLLITLYIPASNAATDPADMNYVSASCRTTRYPSLCVRCLSKYASSIQQNDQRLAKTAISVSLANAKSTSAYISKLANSTGLNPVVYQAVKDCVNSMNNCVSSLNQSVQEFGQMGQFRSQSTFEWHMSNVQTWVSSALTNQNTCSRGFSDASMDGPVKAAVIRRMNYVSELTSNALALVNRFALRHKAGRTHIP, encoded by the coding sequence ATGGGCAACCAAGGGCTAATTTACATGCTACTTCTTTTAATCACCCTCTATATACCTGCTAGCAATGCAGCCACTGATCCAGCCGATATGAACTACGTCTCTGCCTCGTGCAGAACTACGCGCTACCCGTCTCTATGTGTTCGTTGCCTCTCAAAGTACGCGAGTTCCATCCAACAAAACGATCAACGTCTAGCCAAAACAGCCATTTCGGTCAGTCTAGCCAACGCTAAGTCCACATCAGCATACATTTCCAAACTAGCCAACTCCACAGGGCTAAACCCAGTCGTGTACCAAGCCGTAAAAGACTGTGTCAACAGCATGAATAACTGCGTCTCAAGTTTGAACCAATCGGTTCAAGAATTCGGTCAAATGGGTCAGTTTAGGAGTCAGAGTACTTTTGAATGGCACATGAGTAATGTCCAAACATGGGTTAGTTCTGCTTTAACAAATCAGAACACTTGTTCTAGAGGATTCTCTGATGCTTCAATGGATGGACCTGTGAAAGCTGCCGTGATCCGGAGAATGAATTATGTGTCTGAACTCACTAGTAATGCACTTGCTTTAGTCAATAGGTTTGCTTTGAGGCATAAGGCCGGCCGTACACACATTCCTTGA